Proteins encoded together in one Labrus mixtus chromosome 18, fLabMix1.1, whole genome shotgun sequence window:
- the atr gene encoding serine/threonine-protein kinase ATR, protein MEGLEMSAMIPALQELASASAAEYEQAVQKPRQILCQFIDRILTDVDVVALGLNKKSSSEPACVMLLDFVQHIIKSSSLMFANPSCQPAEYPDTTQSCTDFGKWVAVRLLRVAAAPDCDVIHGRASAVLGSLLHTLRARVPFISSSLTQEFIHLAQDLGDTLYNHIATLSVAGNTSQVHTQNQWPVTLGCFSVPPGRGPSYLTPSPLSLSSPAALESLTAVTISVLTDSLRGVVSRRDLSAAWETACSFLANGNARLRKLSMVMLRRLVELAGFPEIQGHEFFAAYLHSLETHSVTHSANANSDETAAYDGELLLLTRRVFQSSRSHFEPIHLSQMFECVCALGGSGVKLGTEVTESLCFLFSFMLSVAVVYESAASLRRQKVTDVCRTLANTVGTENQAECAKGFLQAALKAETALVMQKSEDGETAAKKSCKSTTKKQRTKAEEVDMRVGSEVWAVVHSRLEELLTMLISVGPESTQTLSALEGLGLILHLVACCSSPTSPSPLLWVPTETLGRVLKSCQSVLEGGPQPSSNQNYFKSAVQTTVGVLDSILYLTMSSQSEDGLQRRVCALLSLPWVCENKSVSAYRSSGFPSWLPALADRLGFCYSPELQANCVSLLALLRRGVCETWRVCVFSKLLQSPEEVVRAAAVRAFPFLLHHLGNTHHNLISTLLSRLEDSSEQVMKELARTIGQLSCIQSELSQLSVSHADAAHLTEILCSRLTLATEHAGNTCPSLRASVVRAFLPLLRQQAPSSVKQAFLEALPHLCQHVNLVGGDTDSRAVLCALIGLMEDSDPVVRIRFSQSVRFLLTETVRNSEQSSLNELLVARLKEAFNNAKLSRDDDLRNTLILTTGEIGRASQGTLVSFSLLRLLHCLLSKSSQVSVAAYTQIRALATAKGLKLQTLFSQYKNPICQFLVESLHSRHASALRSTPDQGSESANQRELALDILAQIAHAFDFPDLHRFLTRTLQVLLPYLAAKASSTGSALIRTLANELKANRREILINNFKYIFSHLVCSCTKEELERAFHYLQSETEIELGSLLRQDFQGLHNELLLRLGEHYEQVFNGLAILASFASNDDPYQGPRDITTPERMADYLQPKLLGILAFFNMQLLSSSAGEKDRKKLALTSVMALMRLMGPKHISSVRVKMMTTLRTGLRYREDFPLLCCQTWECFVRSVEPAHLGPLLSHVIVALLPLIPLQPKETAAIIRFLILDNREEVKDYLHEIYFLPDHPELKDIHTVLQNYKKLAASSSDLAAALQLSMRAGQHENVDVRIHALTSLRDMMHNKQEWLLRQVCASEAVEPVISNLVSVLLKGCQDSSPEARLLCGECLGELGAVDPGRLDLSHTHTHGDRNTFVSGVDDPNFAYDLLTELIRTFLAYADDVRAQDSAAYAIQELLSIFECREGRTDSSGRRLWRRFPEQIQEILEPHLNSRYKSSQKEVNWSKLKKPVYLSKRGSKFSDWSATWAGYLISKVRHELASRVFSCCSFIIKHDYKVTIYLLPHILLYMLLGCTPAEQQEVTEEMLAVLTEGDQEGAHCQGTASSLSQLSIQTVFSMLSHLTQWSRHILYSKPKHESGDYQRVVAFLKGIPQDALAKASLRSKAYTRALMHFEAHILENKENIQDHLTFLQTLYAAMHEPDGVRGVNALRREEPSLREQILEHESIGLLRDATACYDRAIQLESDQIGHYHGVMTSMLGLGQLSTVITQVNGVLANKLQWKSELNTYRVEAAWKLGQWDLLDDYLTSDSQSSTWGVRLGQLLLSAKKQDAETFYEKLKVVRKEQIVPLSAASYECGTYQRGYEYIVRLHMLSELEHTFTELQKQRECSAPSLSQLPPHWSDRLEMTQNSFRAKEPILALRRALFSLGTQPLSTELVGECWLQSARVARKAGHHQTAFNALLNAENTHLAELVTEKAKWLWSKGDVHQALIVLQKGVAQCFPDDQPLTDPRGLQTKGKAMLLVGRFMEETANFESNAIMKAYKDVTNLLPEWEDGNFYLAKYYDKVMPMVTDNKLEKQGNLIRYIVMYFGKALQYGNQYIYQAMPRMLSLWLDFGAKVCECEKAGRADRQMRQELGRINAQVSENCDNLAPYQFLTAFSQLISRVCHSSDEVFNVLMTIVAKVFLAYPQQAMWLMTAVSKSSYPMRMNRCNQILKKAISLKQSLEKFIGDANRLTDKLLELCNKPVDGNCSALSMSVHFKLLKRLVEEPTFSQILIPLQSVLIPTLPSTGGANTQHDAFPGHWAYLDGFEDSVEILASLQKPKKISLKGSDGRSYTMMCKPKDDLRKDCRLMEFNCLINKCLRKDAESRRRELHIRTYAVIPLNEECGIIEWVNNTAGLRHILTKLYKERGIYITGKELRKLILPKTAPFEEKLRIHREVLCARHIPMFHEWFLRTFSDPTSWYSSRSAYCRSTAVMSMVGYILGLGDRHGENILFDSFTGECVHVDFNCLFNKGETFDVPEVVPFRLTQNMVHAMGPMGTEGLFRQACEVTLRLMRDQREPLTSVLKTFLHDPLVEWSKQAKGLSKTQANETGEIVNEKAKTHVCDIEQRLQGVIKSRNKVLGLPLSIEGHVHYLIQEATDDKLLCQMYLGWGPYL, encoded by the exons atggaaggaCTTGAAATGTCTGCGATGATACCAGCTCTCCAGGAGCTAGCGAG TGCCAGCGCTGCTGAGTACGAGCAGGCGGTGCAGAAACCTCGACAGatcctgtgtcagttcattgacAGGATACTGACTGATGTGGATGTCG TTGCTCTAGGGCTGAATAAGAAGTCCAGCTCAGAGCCAGCTTGTGTGATGCTTCTGGATTTTGTGCAGCATATTATCAAATcctcctctctgatgtttgcCAATCCCTCCTGCCAGCCTGCCGAGTACCCGGACACTACTCAGAGCTGTACTG ACTTCGGTAAGTGGGTGGCGGTGCGTTTGCTTCGTGTGGCAGCAGCTCCAGACTGTGACGTCATCCACGGGCGGGCCTCTGCTGTGTTGGGCTCTTTACTTCACACCTTGCGAGCCAGGGTGCCGTTCATCTCAAGCAGCCTCACTCAGGAGTTCATTCATTTGGCGCAGGACCTCGGCGACACCCTGTACAATCACATCGCAACACTGTCGGTCGCAGGAAACACTTCACAAGTTCACACACAAAACCAGTGGCCTGTTACGCTCGGATGCTTCAGCGTACCCCCCGGACGTGGCCCCTCGTACctcaccccctctcctcttAGTCTCTCCTCACCCGCCGCTCTTGAGTCGCTAACTGCAGTAACAATCAGCGTCTTAACTGACTCCCTGAGAGGAGTCGTCTCCCGCCGCGATCTGAGCGCTGCATGGGAGACGGCCTGCTCCTTCTTGGCAAACGGAAACGCCAGGCTGAGGAAGCTCTCCATGGTGATGCTGAGGCGACTGGTGGAGCTGGCAGGGTTTCCCGAAATCCAGGGCCACGAGTTCTTTGCAGCTTACCTTCATTCGCTGGAAACACACTCCGTCACACACTCGGCAAACGCAAACTCAGATGAGACAGCTGCTTACGATGGAGAGCTGCTTCTCCTGACTCGCCGTGTGTTTCAGTCTTCTCGCTCACACTTTGAGCCCATCCACCTCTCACAGATGTTTGAGTGTGTCTGCGCTCTTGGAGGGTCAGGGGTCAAGTTGGGGACAGAGGTTACAGAAtccctctgttttctgttcagctTCATGCTATCGGTTGCGGTAGTTTATGAAAGTGCTGCGTCGTTAAGAAGGCAGAAGGTCACAGATGTCTGCAGGACGCTGGCAAACACCGTGGGAACAGAAAATCAAGCAGAA TGTGCAAAGGGGTTTCTCCAAGCAGCGCTCAAGGCTGAGACTGCTTTGGTGATGCAGAAGTCAGAAGATGGAGAGACTGCTGCCAAGAAATCCTGCAAGTCTacaaccaaaaaacaaagaacaaaagcaGA GGAGGTGGACATGCGTGTTGGCAGTGAAGTTTGGGCGGTGGTGCACAGTCggctggaggagctgctgacCATGTTGATCTCTGTCGGACCTGAATCCACACAGACTCTCTCTGCTCTGGAGGGTCTGGGCCTCATCTTACACCTGGTcgcctgctgctcctctcccaCCAG tccttctcctctcctctgggtgCCCACTGAGACTTTGGGCAGGGTGCTGAAGAGCTGTCAGTCAGTATTAGAAGGAGGCCCTCAACCCAGCTCAAATCAGAACTACTTTAAGTCTGCTGTCCAAACTACTGTTGGGGTTCTGGACTCGATCCTCTACCTGACAA tGAGCAGCCAAAGTGAGGACGGGCTCCAGCGGAGGGTTTGTGCTCTTCTGTCTCTTCCCTGGGTGTGTGAGAACAAGTCTGTCTCAGCCTATAGGAGCTCCGGTTTCCCGTCCTGGCTGCCTGCTTTAGCCGATAGACTCGGCTTCTGTTACT CACCTGAGCTCCAAGCAAACTGTGTGTCGCTGCTGGCTCTTCTGCGGCGTGGTGTGTGTGAGACttggcgagtgtgtgtgttttccaagcTGTTGCAGAGTCCAGAGGAGGTGGTGAGAGCGGCGGCAGTCAGGGCCTTTCCCTTCCTGCTTCACCACCTGGGAAACACACACCACAACCTCATCAGCACTTTGCT TTCCAGGCTGGAGGACAGTTCAGAGCAGGTGATGAAGGAGTTAGCCAGGACCATCGGTCAGCTGAGCTGTATCCAATCAGAGCTCTCCCAGCTCAGTGTTTCCCACGCAGACGCCGCTCATCTCACTGAAATCCTCTGCAGCCGACTCACCCTGGCAACAGAGCATGCTGGGAACACTTGTCCATCTCTCAGGGCGAGCGTTGTGAGAGCCTTTCTGCCACTGCTCAGACAACAAGCTCCCAGTAGTGTCAAACAAG CCTTCCTTGAAGCTCTGCCTCATCTCTGCCAGCATGTGAATCTGGTTGGTGGAGACACCGACTCCAGAGCAGTTCTCTGCGCTCTGATTGGTCTAATGGAGGACTCAGATCCAGTAGTACGAATTCGCTTCAGTCAATCAGTGCGTTTTCTTCTAACAGAGACCGTTAGAAACTCTGAACAGAGCTCTCTAAATGAG CTCCTAGTTGCTCGTCTTAAAGAAGCATTCAACAACGCTAAACTCAGCAGAGACGACGACCTGCGCAACACGCTCATCCTCACCACTGGAGAAATCGGCAG AGCGTCTCAGGGCACTTTGGTGTCGTTCTCTCTGCTGCGGCTGCTTCACTGTCTGCTGTCCAAGTCGTCCCAGGTGTCTGTAGCTGCGTACACTCAGATCAGAGCCCTGGCCACTGCCAAAGGTCTGAAACTGCAGACCCTCTTCAGCCAGTACAAGAACCCTATTTGCCAG TTCCTGGTGGAGTCACTACATTCACGTCATGCGTCGGCCCTGCGGAGCACCCCAGATCAGGGCAGCGAgtcggccaatcagagagagctGGCTCTGGACATCCTGGCTCAGATCGCACACGCTTTTGATTTCCCCGACCTCCACCGCTTCCTCACT AGGACTCTCCAAGTTCTTCTGCCCTACCTGGCGGCCAAAGCCAGCTCCACTGGCTCCGCCCTCATCCGTACCCTGGCCAATGAGCTGAAAGCAAACCGGAGAGAGATCCTGATCAACAACTTCAAATACATCTTCAGCCACCTGGTTTGTTCCTGCACAAAGGAGGAGCTAGAGAGGGCTTTCCACTACCTGCAG AGCGAGACAGAGATTGAACTGGGCTCTCTGCTCAGGCAGGACTTCCAGGGTCTTCACAACGAGCTGCTGCTGCGCCTGGGAGAACACTACGAACAG GTGTTTAACGGTTTGGCAATCCTGGCGTCCTTTGCTTCCAACGACGACCCGTACCAAGGTCCAAGAGACATCACCACTCCAGAACGCATG GCCGACTACCTCCAGCCGAAGCTCCTGGGAATTCTTGCCTTCTTCAACATGCAGCTGCTCAGCTCCAGCGCAGGAGAGAAGGACCGCAAGAAGCTG gCTTTGACAAGTGTGATGGCTCTAATGAGGCTGATGGGCCCCAAACACATCAGCTCTGTGAGAGTTAAGATGATGACGACACTCCGTACGGGTCTCcgatacagagaggacttccctctgctctgctgcca GACGTGGGAGTGTTTTGTGAGGAGCGTGGAGCCGGCACACTTGGGCCCTCTGCTGAGTCATGTTATTGTTGCACTGCTTCCACTTATCCCACTTCAGCCCAAAGAAACTGCTGCTATCATCCGCTTCTTGATACTGGACAACAG GGAAGAGGTCAAAGACTACCTCCATGAGATCTACTTCCTGCCTGACCACCCTGAGCTGAAGGACATCCACACCGTGCtgcagaactacaagaag TTGGCAGCCAGCAGCAGTGACctggctgcagctctgcagctctccATGAGAGCAGGTCAACATGAAAACGTGGATGTCAGGATTCATGCACTGACGAGCCTTAGAGACATGATGCACAACaagcag GAGTGGCTGCTGCGACAGGTTTGTGCGAGTGAGGCGGTGGAGCCGGTCATCTCCAACCTGGTGTCCGTCCTGCTGAAGGGCTGCCAGGACTCGTCCCCCGAGGCCAGGCTGCTCTGCGGGGAGTGTCTCGGGGAGCTGGGTGCTGTGGACCCCGGACGTCTGGAcctgtcacacactcacacccatgGGGACCGAAACACCTTTGTG AGTGGAGTTGATGATCCAAACTTTGCCTACGACCTGCTGACCGAACTGATCAGAACGTTTCTGGCTTACGCTGATGACGTCAGAGCACAGGACTCTGCTGCTTACGCAATTCAG gagctgctgtcCATCTTTGAGTGTCGCGAGGGTCGAACAGACTCATCAGGGCGGCGTCTGTGGAGGAGATTCCCCGAGCAGATTCAGGAAATACTAGAACCACACCTCAACAGCAG gtataAGAGCAGTCAGAAAGAGGTAAACTGGTCTAAACTGAAGAAGCCAGTGTACTTAAGCAAGAGAGGCAGCAAattctctgattggtcagccaCCTGGGCTGGATACCTTATCAGCAAG GTGAGACATGAGCTGGCCAGCAGAGTGTTCAGCTGCTGTAGTTTCATCATCAAACACGACTACAAGGTGACCATCTACCTGCTGCCTCACATTCTGCTCTACATGCTGCTGGGCTGCACGCCTGCAGAGCAACAGGAG GTCACGGAGGAGATGCTGGCTGTGCTGACAGAGGGGGACCAGGAGGGGGCGCATTGTCAGGGAACAGCCTCCAGCCTATCACAGCTCAGCATTCAGACTGTGTTCAGCATGTTGTCTCACCTCACACAGTGGAGCCGCCACATCCTCTACTCCAAACCCAAACATG AGAGCGGGGATTACCAGCGTGTGGTGGCTTTCTTGAAGGGTATCCCACAGGACGCTCTGGCCAAGGCCTCTCTGCGATCCAAAGCGTACACCCGTGCTCTCATGCACTTTGAAGCACACATattagaaaacaaagaaaacatccagGACCATCTTACATTCCTGCAG ACGTTGTACGCTGCGATGCACGAACCTGATGGGGTGAGGGGGGTGAACGcgctgaggagagaggagccgTCGCTACGGGAACAGATACTGGAGCATGAGAGCATCGGCCTTCTCCGAGACGCGACCGCCTGCTACGACCGGGCCATACAGCTGGAGTCAGACCAG ATTGGTCACTATCATGGTGTCATGACGTCCATGCTGGGCCTGGGACAGCTGTCAACAGTCATCACTCAGGTCAATGGAGTCCTGGCCAACAA GCTCCAGTGGAAATCCGAGCTGAATACGTACAGAGTGGAGGCAGCCTGGAAGCTTGGGCAATGGGACCTGCTGGATGATTATTTGACATCAG ACAGTCAGTCCAGTACCTGGGGTGTGCGGCTCGGCCAGCTGCTGCTTTCAGCGAAGAAACAGGATGCTGAAACTTTCTACGAGAAGCTGAAGGTAGTGAGGAAGGAACAGAtcgtccctctctctgcagccagtTATGAGTGTGGAACCTACCAGAGAGGATACGAGTACAtcgtcag GCTTCATATGCTCAGCGAGTTGGAGCACACATTcactgagctgcagaaacagagagaatgCTCCGCCCCCAGCCTCAGTCAGCTGCCTCCTCATTGGTCAGATCGACTAGAGATGACCCAGAATTCCTTCAGGGCCAAGGAGCCCATCCTTGCCCTCCGACGTGCCCTGTTCAGCCTGGGAACACA gCCTTTGAGCACCGAGCTGGTAGGCGAGTGCTGGCTGCAAAGTGCTCGTGTGGCCAGAAAGGCGGGACACCATCAGACTGCCTTTAATGCACTGCTGAACGCGGAGAACACACACCTGGCTGAGCTGGTCACCGAGAAGGCCAAGTGGCTTTGGTCTAAG GGCGATGTGCACCAGGCCCTGATCGTCCTGCAGAAGGGCGTGGCCCAGTGTTTCCCCGACGATCAGCCGCTGACGGACCCTCGCGGTCTGCAGACCAAAGGCAAGGCCATGCTGCTGGTGGGGCGCTTCATGGAGGAGACGGCGAACTTTGAGTCCAACGCCATCATGAAGGCGTACAAG GATGTGACCAACCTCCTCCCCGAGTGGGAAGATGGAAACTTCTACCTGGCCAAGTACTACGACAAAGTGATGCCGATGGTGACTGATAACAAGCTGGAGAAACAGGGGAACCTCATCCGATACATCGTCATGTACTTTGGAAA AGCTTTGCAGTACGGAAACCAGTACATCTATCAAGCCATGCCTCGCATGCTGTCTCTCTGGCTGGATTTTGGAGccaaagtgtgtgagtgtgagaaag CTGGACGGGCAGACAGGCAGATGCGACAGGAGCTGGGGAGAATCAACGCGCAGGTGAGCGAGAACTGTGATAACTTGGCACCGTACCAGTTCCTCACCGCCTTCTCCCAGCTCATCTCCAGAGTGTGTCACTCCAGCGACGAGGTCTTCAACGTCCTCATGACCATCGTGGCCAAAGTCTTCCTAGCGTATCCCCAACAGGCTATGTGGCTAATGACAGCTGTCTCCAag tctTCCTACCCCATGCGTATGAATCGCTGTAATCAGATCCTAAAGAAAGCCATCAGTCTCAAGCAGTCTCTGGAGAAATTCATCGGAGACGCAAACAGACTGACTGACAAGCTGCTGGAGCTCTGCAACAAgccg GTGGATGGTAACTGCAGCGCCCTCAGCATGAGCGTTCACTTCAAGCTGCTGAAACGTCTGGTGGAGGAGCCGACCTTCAGCCAGATCCTGATCCCGCTGCAGTCGGTCCTCATTCCTACACTGCCCTCTACTGGCGGGGCAAACACACAGCACGACGCCTTTCCTGGACACTGGGCATACCTGGATGGCTTTGAAGACAGT GTGGAGATCTTGGCTTCCTTACAGAAGCCTAAGAAGATAAGTCTGAAGGGGTCAGATGGGCGGAGCTACACCATGATGTGTAAACCCAAAGATGACCTGAGAAAGGACTGCAGACTCATGGAGTTCAACTGCCTGATtaacaag TGCCTACGTAAAGATGCTGAGTCGAGACGGAGGGAGCTGCATATCCGTACCTACGCTGTGATTCCTCTCAATGAGGAGTGCGGCATCATAGAATGGGTCAATAACACCGCCGGACTTCGACACATTCTCACCAAGCTGTACAAGGAGAGAG gTATTTACATAACAGGTAAAGAGCTCAGGAAGCTTATTTTACCAAAGACGGCTCCCTTTGAGGAGAAGCTAAGAATTCACAGGGAGGTGCTGTGTGCTCGACACATCCCTATGTTCCACGAGTGGTTCCTCCGCACCTTCTCCGACCCAACATCATG GTATAGCAGTCGCTCTGCATACTGTCGCTCCACTGCTGTGATGTCCATGGTGGGCTACATCCTGGGTCTTGGGGATCGCCACGGAGAAAACATCCTCTTTGATTCTTTCACTGGGGAGTGTGTTCACGTTGACTTCAACTGCCTCTTCAAcaag GGGGAGACGTTTGACGTGCCAGAGGTGGTTCCTTTCCGTCTGACCCAAAACATGGTCCACGCTATGGGACCCATGGGCACTGAGGGTCTCTTCAGACAGGCCTGTGAGGTCACTCTGAGACTAATGAGAGACCAGAGGGAACCACTCACCAG CGTTCTTAAAACCTTCCTTCATGACCCGCTGGTGGAGTGGAGCAAACAAGCCAAAGGGCTATCCAAAACTCAGGCCAACGAGACAGGAGAGATCGTCAACGAGAAG GCTAAAACCCACGTGTGTGACATCGAACAGCGTCTGCAAGGAGTCATCAAGAGCAGGAATAAAGTGCTGGGTCTACCTCTATCTATAGAGGGACACGTCCATTACCTCATACAGGAAGCCACAGACGACAAACTGCTCTGTCAGATGTATCTAGGTTGGGGGCCCTACCTGTAA
- the LOC132992762 gene encoding endophilin-B1-like has protein sequence MDLTRLAVDAGQFINRAVQYTGESLGQADKTQLDSGLEELLARADATKTWTDQIISQTEVLLQPNPGARLEDRLYEHLDWSVPPRPRAHEVLGDQMIQAGLELGSNTPYGTALLRCGETQKQLGEAERQLVQSANIHFLTPLRSFSEGEYKSIQAERRMLVNKRLDLDIANTRLRKAHEADREARNLNANPLDDDYLAHVSYMFSFLRVKWLKMWAQEIAQAEMELRICQSLFDRQSEMTRRVVEGLDNTHTNHMRSLTDFVEVQASYFDQCNQHAQELHKQLASIPVVLCSNNWQSEISNAGSHPSTSNHVANEPIGSNHITPIPVDLHQIPDFDQDSWTVNSQPRREERTADSSVTTKPPGHANKNNNNNKIFSANDQATSQCAAANQASDHVCTTNPQSLPADQIPELPTHKTNGATLETTNCAGGVRQTDVSTPSEICDVSNESRTTNALGTITTHDNAIQTLAASGVAAEPETTNETASQLPTSGEDVQET, from the exons ATGGATTTGACTCGCCTGGCTGTAGATGCTGGACAGTTCATCAACCGAGCTGTTCAG TACACGGGGGAGAGTCTTGGCCAGGCAGACAAGACTCAGTTGGATTCCGGGCTGGAGGAGCTTCTGGCCAGGGCAGACGCCACAAAGACCTGGACCGACCAGATAATATCCCAAACTGAGGTTTTACTTCAGCCCAACCCCG GAGCACGCTTAGAGGACCGGCTGTACGAGCATCTGGATTGGAGCGTCCCGCCACGGCCTCGTGCACATGAGGTACTAGGAGACCAAATGATCCAGGCTGGGCTGGAGCTAGGGTCCAACACTCCCTATG GAACAGCTCTGCTCAGGTGTGGTGAGACTCAGAAGCAACTTGGCGAGGCGGAGCGACAATTAGTCCAAAGCGCCAACATCCACTTTCTTACCCCTCTGAGGAGTTTCTCTGAAGGGGAATACAAATCCATACAG GCGGAGCGCAGGATGTTGGTAAATAAACGTTTGGACTTGGACATAGCGAACACCAGACTGAGGAAAGCCCATGAAGCTGATCGAGAGGCCAGA aaCCTGAACGCAAACCCACTGGATGATGACTACTTGGCTCATGTCTCCTACATGTTCAGCTTCCTGCGTGTTAAATGGCTCAAG ATGTGGGCTCAGGAAATCGCTCAG gcAGAGATGGAGCTGAGGATCTGTCAGAGTCTGTTTGATCGACAGTCAGAAATGACGAGACGAGTTGTGGAAGGACTCGACAACACTCAC aCCAATCATATGCGGAGCCTGACTGACTTTGTGGAGGTTCAGGCCTCTTATTTTGACCAGTGTAACCAGCATGCTCAGGAGCTTCACAAACAACTTGCCAG CATTCCAGTAGTCCTCTGCTCCAATAACTGGCAGTCAGAAATTAGTAATGCAGGCAGTCATCCATCGACAAGCAACCATGTAGCTAATGAGCCCATCGGGTCGAATCACATCACTCCGATTCCCGTAGACTTACACCAAATTCCAGACTTTGACCAGGACTCATGGACAGTTAATTCACAGCCAAGAAGGGAAGAAAGAACGGCCGACTCCTCTGTGACCACCAAGCCACCTGGTCACGCAAACaagaacaataacaacaacaaaatcttCTCTGCTAATGACCAGGCGACAAGCCAGTGTGCAGCTGCCAACCAAGCATCTGACCATGTCTGTACAACAAATCCACAAAGTCTACCAGCAGATCAGATCCCAGAACTCCCCACTCACAAGACCAATGGAGCAACGCTTGAAACAACAAATTGTGCTGGTGGTGTCCGCCAAACTGATGTTTCCACACCTTCAGAGATCTGTGATGTCTCAAACGAGTCTCGGACAACAAACGCATTAGGAACCATTACAACCCATGACAACGCTATCCAAACCTTAGCAGCCAGTGGCGTTGCTGCAGAGCCTGAAACAACCAATGAAACCGCAAGCCAGCTACCCACCAGTGGAGAAGATGTGCAAGAGACGTAA